The genomic segment TCCAAACGTTACTGTTTCAACCGAATCTGAGGTAAGATTTGGTTTGCTAATGGTGATTTTACCATTTTCAACAAAACAAAGTTTACCGTTGGCTTGAGCTCTTGAAACTATAAAATCCCAGTCTGAAGTGTTGTATTGAATAAGTTCTTTATGACTGAAATTTGTTGCTTCGACATCTTTTTCTAATCCGTAGGCATCGATGATTTCTTCAAATGCTTCGCTGTCTTTTACATCATAAAAATATTTGCTTTTTCTGCCAATGGTCAATTTTACAGCTTCGTCTTTGCATTCGATAATCAACAAAGAGGCACCGCTTTTTATTTTAATTGAATGTTTGATGATGATTCCTTTGTAAATAGTGGCTTCATCATTGTGATAACCGGCAGTTATTTCTATTTTTTTGCCGGGAATCAACAGGTCTTCATTACTCAGTTTAAAATCCCTTTCAGAAGCTTCTCCATCAGTGAGAACAATTTGAGCCATAGGAATCCTGTTGACTTCATTTTGTACCACAAGGCTTTTTACCTGATAGGTGTTGGATAATTCCTCTCCTTCAATTAAAATTTTATGCGTTACTAAATCGGCACTTTGACTGGTTTGTATGACTCCGCTATTGTTCATCAGGATTGTTTTTGTAAGGGTGGGAAAAATAGTTTTTGCCCTGTTTTTAATTTTCTGAAATTGATAATGTTATTGACTCTGGCAACTTCCAGATAATACTTAGAATCACCGTAGATATTAAAGGACATCAAAGGCAATGTATCACCTTCTTTTACAGTTCTGTAATGCGTTAAATCAGGTGATTTATTGTTTTCTTTGGCTGCTCTTAAATTATCTTCAACAAATCCTTGAAATTTTGCTTTAGCAACTGCTCTAATTGGAGTTCCGTCTGGTTTGAAGAGTTTGAATTCTACATCCATTTCGGTCAATGCGCCTTTAAAAAGCAAAGTTCCCCAGGAAATAATGAGATAATTGGGTTTGTGTTCGTCACCGTTATAATCCAGAATGACTTTCTTGAATTTTTCAATATCATCGATAATTCCATCGTCAGAGCTTGCGTATCCATTGATAACTCCCGTTCTGTCAAAAACAAAATCGAGTTCCAGATTCTCAGGTAATTTTTTATTGAACCTTGGAGAAACCGTACTTGTGCCGGAAGCCTGAGTCTGATCAGTTTCAATTTTATAATGATACGTGTACTTTTCCGGATTCATTAAGGTAGAAAATTCACCATCAGCAATTTTGTTGTTGAATTCAGGATCACTATAAGCAACAACTTTTAGTTTTTCTAATTCTCCTAACATGTCAGCGTTCTTTTTTACGTTCAATAATTTTCATAACCTGTTCTACACATTCTGCCACTGCATCTGTCTCTTTGCTTTTTTGAGCATTTGCAGAAGTATTTGGTTTTGATCCTTCGTTCACGTTTATTTTAATGTGAAGCTCTTTTATTTCTATAGGCATGATTAGCTTTTAATTAAGGTGAAATAATTATAGGTAAGCTCAACGTTTTCTACTACGATCTTACTTTCTTCGGCATTAAAATCTTCAACAGACCATTTTACGGGATAGGCGTGTACCACATTCCATGAAATCAAAGGCTGATGTTCCTGATTGAGCAATTTAATGGTCAGGTTTACGGGTCTGAAAGCAAAATTTTCGATAGCATCCCTGCACCAGTCAATAACAGCAGAATCAATCAGCATTCCTCTTTTTAAAGTCAGGTTTGGATATTTTGCCTTTACAGGAAGTTTGTGTTTGAATCTATTTTCTCCACCTTCAGCCATCTCCTCAGTTTCTATATCTACAGACAAGCCGGAAACCGATTGAAACTGATGGTCTTTTTCTTTAGAACCAAGACCTTCAAATTCAACTAAAAAGTGAAAACCTACAGGTGGGTAATAGTTAGCCATGACTAATCATTTTGGATGGATAAACCTTCGTGAACTAATTCCATAGATTCGATTGCAACTTCGTTTCCGTCGGCTTTTAAGTCAGTCGACTGCACTTTAGTTGGCCACGCATTTTTTACTTTCCAGGTAATCACGGGTTGGTGTTCTTCGTTAAGTAATTTGATCGTAATATCTCTTCTTTCTATTTTATTTAGTTTTACTGTGTTCCACCAATTGTAATACTCATTATCGTTTGCAAACGATCCTCTTTTCATTGTGATGTTGGAGAATTTTTGCATGCCCGGCATTTTAATTTTGCTGTATTCGGGACTTGCTCCC from the uncultured Flavobacterium sp. genome contains:
- a CDS encoding LysM peptidoglycan-binding domain-containing protein, with amino-acid sequence MLGELEKLKVVAYSDPEFNNKIADGEFSTLMNPEKYTYHYKIETDQTQASGTSTVSPRFNKKLPENLELDFVFDRTGVINGYASSDDGIIDDIEKFKKVILDYNGDEHKPNYLIISWGTLLFKGALTEMDVEFKLFKPDGTPIRAVAKAKFQGFVEDNLRAAKENNKSPDLTHYRTVKEGDTLPLMSFNIYGDSKYYLEVARVNNIINFRKLKTGQKLFFPPLQKQS
- a CDS encoding DUF5908 family protein, encoding MPIEIKELHIKINVNEGSKPNTSANAQKSKETDAVAECVEQVMKIIERKKER
- a CDS encoding phage tail protein — encoded protein: MANYYPPVGFHFLVEFEGLGSKEKDHQFQSVSGLSVDIETEEMAEGGENRFKHKLPVKAKYPNLTLKRGMLIDSAVIDWCRDAIENFAFRPVNLTIKLLNQEHQPLISWNVVHAYPVKWSVEDFNAEESKIVVENVELTYNYFTLIKS
- a CDS encoding phage tail protein, producing the protein MSYPLPKFHFSVDWGGTKIGFTEVSGLDVETEAIEYRQGASPEYSKIKMPGMQKFSNITMKRGSFANDNEYYNWWNTVKLNKIERRDITIKLLNEEHQPVITWKVKNAWPTKVQSTDLKADGNEVAIESMELVHEGLSIQND